In Candidatus Methylopumilus universalis, one DNA window encodes the following:
- a CDS encoding UDP-glucuronic acid decarboxylase family protein translates to MSHKSLISGGAGFLGSHLCDALIKQGHYVLCVDNFFTGSKDNVSHLISSSKFELMRHDVTFPLYVEVDQIYNLACPASPIHYQFDPVQTTKTSVHGAINMLGLAKRTGARILQASTSEVYGDPEVHPQTEDYWGRVNPIGIRSCYDEGKRCAETLFFDYFRQHHLEIKVMRIFNTYGPRMHPNDGRVVSNFIVQALQNKPITIYGDGSQTRSFCYVSDLIEGMIKFMESDKTITGPMNIGNPNEFTMLELAELVLRLTSSQSKIIFKTLPEDDPKQRQPNISLAKNKLGWEPKVNLKDGLKETIKYFEGVLKS, encoded by the coding sequence ATGTCTCATAAATCTCTAATTTCAGGCGGCGCAGGCTTTCTAGGATCCCATCTTTGCGATGCGCTAATCAAACAAGGCCATTACGTTTTATGTGTAGATAATTTTTTTACTGGAAGTAAAGATAACGTCTCACACTTAATTAGCAGCTCAAAATTTGAGTTGATGCGGCATGATGTCACCTTTCCTTTGTATGTTGAAGTAGATCAGATTTATAATCTTGCATGCCCAGCATCACCAATTCACTATCAATTTGATCCCGTTCAAACAACTAAAACAAGTGTTCATGGGGCAATCAATATGCTTGGGCTCGCGAAAAGAACTGGTGCAAGAATTCTGCAAGCATCCACAAGTGAAGTATATGGAGATCCTGAAGTTCATCCTCAAACTGAAGATTATTGGGGGAGGGTTAACCCTATAGGAATTCGGAGTTGTTATGATGAAGGGAAGCGATGCGCTGAAACTCTATTTTTCGACTACTTTAGGCAACATCATCTTGAGATCAAAGTGATGCGTATTTTTAATACATATGGTCCAAGAATGCATCCTAACGATGGACGTGTCGTTAGTAACTTTATAGTGCAAGCTTTGCAAAATAAACCAATTACAATTTATGGAGATGGATCTCAAACCAGAAGTTTTTGTTATGTGAGTGATTTAATTGAAGGCATGATTAAGTTTATGGAGAGTGATAAGACTATTACAGGGCCTATGAATATAGGAAATCCTAATGAATTTACTATGCTAGAACTCGCAGAGCTTGTCTTAAGGTTAACTTCCAGTCAATCTAAAATTATATTCAAAACTCTTCCTGAAGACGACCCCAAACAGAGACAGCCTAACATTAGTTTAGCAAAGAATAAGTTAGGCTGGGAGCCTAAGGTAAATTTAAAAGACGGGTTAAAAGAAACAATTAAATATTTTGAGGGAGTTTTAAAAAGCTAA
- a CDS encoding autotransporter outer membrane beta-barrel domain-containing protein codes for MLLRTIQKLFLITTFALVSNANALVINFDDLLNQGEGTVISNGYSGLNWSNFWGFDGASGTGSGYSAGTVSSPNVAFNGYGNPASFSSTAQFNLVSAYFTAAWNPGQITVLGLNSGTQLYSTTFSVVTTSPTLTSFNWSGINEVRFSTNFAQFAIDNLCLDGSCGTGPAAADTQSSMRYQASQLRSAFNAQTVAANFALNYDCNVFDVKGMCISAGGRYTTIDNPNINNSAAVVTLGYKVNPNIRVGAYLDQNINISKPTGIDIGNNTPLMGLYAVWNKEQNGLGYQVRLANTYQDKDVTQTRTVFDTSEAGTGKSSLQSQSYLAELSYAFQYEDKTLVRPYAGLRYTHLKQKGYTEATTDTVTDPLTVAALRDKGITALIGVKVNRSLTDKATLTAQLGFEQDVHHNVGQYSATDLNGSDLTAVAFNSNIKRTRPVVSAGAYYDVTKTQRASATINYQQTAFQSTGSATAYFNYMIGF; via the coding sequence ATGTTACTTCGCACAATTCAAAAACTATTTTTAATTACAACGTTTGCTTTGGTATCAAATGCTAATGCACTTGTTATTAACTTTGACGACCTTCTTAATCAAGGGGAAGGCACAGTAATTTCAAATGGATATAGCGGGTTAAATTGGAGTAACTTTTGGGGGTTTGATGGAGCTTCTGGGACCGGCAGCGGATATTCCGCTGGAACTGTAAGTTCTCCGAATGTTGCCTTCAATGGCTATGGAAACCCTGCTTCATTTTCATCTACTGCGCAATTTAATTTAGTAAGCGCTTATTTCACAGCTGCCTGGAATCCTGGACAAATAACCGTTCTAGGTTTAAATAGTGGTACCCAACTTTACTCAACTACTTTTTCAGTTGTCACAACATCGCCAACCTTAACTTCTTTTAATTGGTCTGGAATTAACGAGGTACGCTTCAGTACAAACTTCGCTCAATTTGCCATAGACAATTTATGTTTAGATGGTTCATGTGGTACAGGTCCCGCAGCTGCTGACACCCAATCCTCCATGCGATATCAAGCAAGCCAATTACGCTCTGCATTTAATGCGCAAACAGTCGCTGCTAACTTTGCTTTGAATTACGACTGTAATGTGTTTGATGTTAAAGGCATGTGTATTTCAGCAGGTGGCAGATACACAACTATTGATAATCCAAACATTAATAATTCAGCAGCGGTTGTGACATTAGGTTACAAGGTCAATCCTAATATCCGTGTGGGTGCTTATTTAGACCAGAACATTAATATCAGCAAACCTACAGGCATTGATATCGGTAACAACACGCCTCTCATGGGTTTATATGCTGTGTGGAATAAAGAACAAAATGGTTTAGGTTATCAAGTGAGACTCGCTAACACTTATCAAGATAAAGATGTGACGCAAACTAGAACAGTATTTGACACTTCAGAAGCAGGTACGGGTAAATCAAGCCTTCAATCACAAAGTTATCTAGCAGAACTCTCTTACGCATTTCAATATGAAGATAAAACACTCGTGCGTCCTTATGCAGGTTTGCGTTACACACATTTAAAACAAAAAGGTTACACAGAAGCAACCACAGATACAGTGACAGATCCTTTAACAGTGGCAGCTTTAAGAGATAAAGGTATCACCGCTTTAATAGGTGTCAAAGTCAATCGTTCATTGACGGATAAAGCCACACTCACAGCCCAATTAGGATTTGAACAAGATGTGCATCACAACGTGGGTCAGTATTCAGCGACCGATTTAAATGGCAGTGATTTAACAGCGGTTGCATTTAATTCAAACATTAAACGCACAAGACCAGTGGTAAGTGCTGGTGCTTATTATGATGTCACCAAAACACAACGCGCATCAGCCACCATCAACTACCAACAAACTGCATTCCAATCGACCGGAAGTGCGACTGCTTATTTCAATTACATGATTGGGTTTTAA
- a CDS encoding FkbM family methyltransferase: MGLRKIFSMLLMDQRGMSIAIHKKRKLLSQELSMTLKNTIKYGPFAGMIFSRDHWWGNSDRGAMLLGIYEQEILNSIMSVQKKYNVFIDLGAADGYYSIGSLISQKFKVSYAFEISIKGRQVIQKNATLNNCSNKLHIFGEATKVFYKNIPKKDLDSAVILIDIEGAEFSLLDSELFSNLKKSIIFIELHDWIFKDGKKKMTELLSNAKPFFKISTLATTSRDLSKFPELFDYEDSDRWLIASEGRPKLMSWLRLDPRGT, from the coding sequence ATGGGATTAAGAAAAATATTTTCAATGCTTTTAATGGATCAAAGAGGCATGTCAATTGCTATTCATAAAAAGCGAAAATTACTATCACAGGAATTAAGTATGACCCTTAAAAATACTATCAAATACGGCCCATTTGCTGGGATGATTTTTAGTCGTGACCATTGGTGGGGAAATTCAGACAGAGGAGCAATGCTTCTTGGTATTTATGAGCAAGAGATATTAAATTCAATAATGTCTGTTCAAAAAAAATATAATGTTTTTATTGATCTTGGCGCTGCAGACGGCTATTACAGCATTGGCTCATTAATTAGTCAAAAATTTAAAGTAAGTTATGCTTTTGAAATATCAATTAAAGGAAGGCAAGTTATACAAAAAAATGCTACCTTAAATAATTGTAGTAATAAATTGCATATATTTGGCGAGGCAACTAAAGTTTTTTACAAGAATATCCCAAAAAAAGATTTGGATTCAGCGGTAATTTTAATTGATATTGAAGGCGCTGAATTTTCCTTGCTGGATAGTGAGCTATTTAGTAATCTAAAAAAATCAATTATTTTTATTGAATTGCATGATTGGATTTTTAAAGATGGCAAGAAAAAAATGACTGAATTATTGTCGAATGCAAAACCTTTTTTTAAAATTTCAACTTTAGCTACAACATCGAGAGATTTATCAAAATTTCCTGAGCTCTTTGATTACGAAGATTCTGATAGATGGCTTATTGCCTCAGAAGGTAGGCCAAAATTAATGTCTTGGTTGAGACTTGATCCAAGAGGAACCTAG
- a CDS encoding sterol desaturase family protein: MFDRVLPIALIALPLALIVFEKLNSSDLLFKKRDASILTLLGISQFFTWLLKFFAVLLFVNFIAPFEIFSFSNLPLPRYLSIVISFVFIDFAGYVAHLLFHKISVLWKLHKLHHSDREVDTITTFFHHPLEEVATVFLAALIFVLFDVPVPVILLYGVLNSIHAPLTHFKVLLPEKWNKILSFLIVTPNFHRVHHSLDMKEGNSNFGIIFSFWDRLFGTYVSKTAIQMRAMKSGISLRESPVGDSLKEYLMNPFIRLQEKS; this comes from the coding sequence TTGTTTGATAGAGTACTGCCAATTGCGCTTATCGCACTTCCGCTCGCTTTAATTGTTTTTGAAAAGCTGAATTCTTCTGATTTGCTCTTTAAGAAAAGAGATGCTTCCATATTAACGCTATTAGGCATTAGCCAATTTTTTACTTGGCTCTTAAAATTTTTTGCTGTGCTTCTATTTGTTAATTTTATAGCACCATTTGAAATTTTTAGCTTTTCAAATTTACCATTACCTAGATATTTAAGTATAGTAATTTCTTTTGTATTTATTGATTTCGCTGGGTATGTTGCCCATTTGTTATTTCATAAAATTTCAGTCTTATGGAAGTTACATAAACTCCATCACTCTGATAGAGAGGTTGATACCATTACAACTTTTTTTCACCATCCGCTGGAGGAAGTTGCAACTGTCTTTTTAGCAGCCTTGATATTTGTATTATTTGATGTCCCGGTTCCAGTGATATTACTTTATGGCGTATTGAATTCTATTCACGCACCTTTAACCCACTTTAAAGTTTTACTTCCTGAAAAATGGAACAAGATTTTAAGCTTTCTCATTGTGACGCCGAACTTTCATAGAGTCCATCATTCATTGGATATGAAGGAGGGTAATTCAAATTTTGGAATTATTTTTTCTTTTTGGGATAGATTATTTGGTACATATGTATCAAAAACAGCTATACAAATGAGAGCAATGAAATCAGGCATCAGTTTAAGAGAAAGCCCTGTTGGAGACTCACTCAAGGAATACTTGATGAATCCATTTATTCGCCTACAAGAAAAATCTTAA
- a CDS encoding DUF4254 domain-containing protein, translated as MNDALNIQASEIIELHDAYLLNKAWPNETEMKYQASDSLFKFIEANHFFNTRLWNEEDLARRQNVSDSEITKNKRAIDKFNQSRNDQIEQIDSFILEFAKKAILKEAKQNSETLGAMVDRLSILSLKIFHMSIQTRRENVSELHIQTCSKKLEVLKIQRNDLCACFDELLYDCILGFRYFKQYKQFKMYNDPNLNPQLYAEKSEFKQN; from the coding sequence ATGAATGATGCCCTTAATATCCAAGCTTCAGAAATTATAGAATTGCACGATGCGTATCTGTTAAATAAGGCTTGGCCAAATGAAACTGAAATGAAATATCAAGCATCCGATTCTCTTTTTAAATTTATTGAAGCCAATCATTTCTTTAATACCAGGCTATGGAACGAAGAAGATCTTGCTCGAAGACAGAATGTTTCAGATAGCGAAATCACAAAAAACAAAAGAGCGATCGACAAATTTAACCAATCCAGAAATGACCAAATAGAACAGATTGATAGTTTTATTCTTGAGTTTGCTAAAAAAGCAATTTTAAAGGAAGCGAAACAAAATAGTGAAACTCTTGGAGCTATGGTCGATAGACTATCTATATTGAGCTTAAAAATATTTCATATGTCCATTCAAACCCGAAGAGAAAATGTTTCAGAGCTTCATATTCAAACATGTTCAAAAAAATTAGAGGTTCTAAAAATCCAACGAAATGATTTGTGCGCTTGTTTTGATGAACTTCTTTATGATTGCATACTTGGCTTTCGATATTTTAAACAATACAAACAATTTAAGATGTATAACGATCCTAATTTAAACCCTCAACTCTATGCTGAAAAATCGGAGTTTAAGCAAAATTAA
- a CDS encoding glycosyltransferase family 9 protein codes for MIKIIILKRDKLGDLLLTTPMLQLLKKLHPKSEVAVVAPESSAWILKNVSFIDKLYSYPQPKSFNLKSITSIFIQLFIFLKIRLKHYDIAIAAGGEYSHRAVKRLIWIKAKRTISFMPKNKAITGITDPVIEPSHKKKGRHESQRMIELLKPIIKSKEQLTLPSIYFKPPQEWLQKAQFFLTESKLKKEQYIVFGLGARREKKQASKEQIIETAMYAYKKHKLKTVLVWTPGGKNNKNYPGDDEIAYGILKNAPKEIIPLRAPLDLTIGVIWLAKKSIFPDSGLMHFASASPGGVIGLFADTTITPNPDQWAPLGLKSSYIEAKKSIKELGITFLHKEISRL; via the coding sequence ATGATTAAAATAATTATCTTGAAACGCGACAAGCTGGGCGATCTTCTCTTAACAACACCCATGCTTCAACTTTTAAAAAAGCTCCATCCAAAATCCGAAGTTGCTGTCGTTGCGCCAGAATCTTCAGCCTGGATTTTAAAAAATGTATCATTTATCGATAAGCTATATAGCTATCCCCAACCCAAATCTTTTAATTTAAAAAGTATAACTTCTATCTTTATACAACTTTTTATTTTTTTGAAAATAAGACTAAAACATTACGATATTGCAATTGCAGCAGGTGGTGAATATTCTCATAGGGCGGTCAAGCGACTTATCTGGATAAAAGCCAAAAGAACTATTTCATTTATGCCTAAAAATAAAGCCATTACAGGAATTACTGATCCAGTCATTGAACCGAGCCACAAAAAAAAAGGTCGTCATGAGTCACAAAGAATGATCGAGCTACTAAAACCAATCATCAAATCAAAAGAGCAATTAACTCTGCCAAGTATTTATTTTAAACCTCCTCAGGAATGGCTGCAAAAAGCTCAGTTTTTTTTAACGGAAAGCAAGCTTAAAAAAGAGCAATATATAGTATTTGGACTTGGGGCAAGACGAGAAAAAAAACAAGCATCAAAAGAGCAGATTATTGAAACGGCAATGTATGCTTACAAAAAACATAAGCTTAAAACAGTTTTAGTATGGACCCCGGGTGGTAAAAATAATAAAAATTACCCGGGTGACGATGAAATAGCATATGGCATTCTAAAAAATGCACCAAAAGAAATTATTCCTTTAAGGGCCCCGCTTGATCTAACTATCGGGGTCATTTGGCTTGCAAAAAAATCTATTTTTCCTGATAGTGGTTTAATGCATTTTGCTTCAGCAAGTCCGGGTGGAGTTATTGGCCTTTTTGCAGACACTACAATCACTCCCAATCCAGATCAGTGGGCCCCGTTAGGTCTAAAATCAAGTTATATTGAAGCTAAAAAATCTATTAAAGAACTTGGTATCACTTTTTTACATAAAGAAATAAGTCGCTTATAA